A segment of the Echinicola strongylocentroti genome:
TTATCAAGCAAGCGATTACGTTTCCCGTTTTAGCATCAAGGGTACGGCCTTTTACAATCAAGTTTCCAAAAAGGACTTCAATGCCTCCCACGAATACGATTATGCCAATGCAGGATTGGAGGTGGAAGTGCAAAAAGGGATAAAAATCAATGAGGTGCTTTACAGGGGTACCTTGGCCGCAAACTACCGATACAACCTAAATGGCCAGGTTAGGGTCAACCCACAGTATGAAAATATCGTGTCCCAATCGGTAGTCTATCCGGAATGGAGCTATCAGACCGCCAACTTCATCAGTCCAATGGCACAAGTATCTGCCGAAAAATCCCTTGAAAAGCTAACCTTACGGGGAAGCCTCCGCTATCAAAGTGAAATTGCGACCAAGGTAAACGAGGTTTCTAACAGCATTTATCTTCCGGAAGGAAGAAGGAATTATATTAATTTTACGATTACCGTTCTCCACTAGGGGCAATTGATCGTAAAATGGAGTGCTAACTGGAAGAATACAAGGGTTTTCCTTGAACAAACCTATGAAAACACGTCAAAACAAGCCCATTAATTTATTGTTGATTTCAGCCACGCTTTTATGGTGTGGATTTATCGGTTATCAGCATCACCGGTACACGGCCGATGAACTGCGGGAAATGTACAGCAAGCCTGCCTCCGAATGGCCGACTCCACTGGTGGACGAGGGCATCGCTTGGAAGGAAATCGCCCCCATTCCTCCATCACCGTACAAGGATGTGGATTCTTTACGGCCCTTGGTAGATTTGGGAAAGGTGCTCTTCTTTGACCCGAGGCTTTCCTCTTCCGAGCAGATTTCATGTTCCAGCTGTCATGATCCACAGCTATCTTGGAGCAATGGACGGACGGTAGCCGTTGGCCATGACCATCAGCTGGGCCAGCGCAATACACCCAGTTTATTTTACACTTGGGCAGGAGAAAGCTTTTTCTGGGACGGGCGGGTAGCTTCGCTGGAAGAACAGGCCAAAGTACCGGTAGAAAACCCCTTGGAAATGCACCAAGGGCTGGAAGACCTTCCTGCCAAACTGGATCAAATCGATGGTTATCATCCGTATTTTGAGGATGCTTTTGGCGACGGTGCCATCACCGTAGACCGGATTGCCGCTGCTTTGGCCTATTTCCAACGGACATTGGAAGGAAGAACCAGTGACTTGGACAAGTTCCTCAAAGGCGACAAGGACGCTATGAGCGATGAAGCACTGCGGGGACTTCACCTCTTTCGTACCAAAGCCCGCTGCATGAACTGCCACAGTGGCCCCTTCCTTACAGACAATAAGTTCCATAACCTTGGACTCCACTATTTTGGTAGAAAATACGAGGATCTGGGAAGGTATCAGGTTACCAAAGACCCTGAGGATGTAGGTAAATTCAAGACCCCGACACTACGAGAGGTCATGCGTACCGGTCCTTGGATGCACAACGGCCTTTTCCATAGTATGGAAGGCATCATGAACATGTATGACCACGGTATGTCGCGTCCAAAACCAAGACCGGAATTCAAGGATGATCCACTGTGGCCCACTACCTCTGAGATCCTAAAACCGTTGGGATTGACACAGGAGGAAAAGCATGACCTGATCGCATTTTTGGAATCCATGACCACGCTTATTTACCGAATGCCAAGGCCTGAATTGCCCCAATGATAATAGGCAACGCTGCTCTACGTCCCTGTGCTCCGTCACGTAGCGGCGGGGTTTCCTCCTGAAGCGGCCTTGTTTTGGTGGCTTTTTTGACTTGTAGTAGCGGGATGAAAACTACCTGGGAATTTAACAAAAAAAGTAGCTGCACACTGTAAATTCAAAACCAAAAAACCCTTCAAAGTTCTTAGCTCTGAAGGGTTTTTTGGTTACGGCAGGCGTCTCCTGTCCGATTTTAGTAGGTCAATAATAATGATGCATTTAATTCCACCCTCCACCGAGGGCTTGGTACATATTCACAAAAGCGTTCATTTGTTTCATTTTTGTCTCCACCAGATCAAACTTGGACTCTAAGGCATCGCGCTGGGTCATCAACACTTCCATGTAGTCCGCCCTTGCTGATTTGAAGAGGTCTCCTGAGATATTGATAGAGGTAGTCAGTGCCTGCACTTCCTGTTCTTTGAGTCCGTAGCTTTTTTCCAGATTCTTAATCTTGGCCAGCTGATTAGTCACCTCCACATAAGCGTTCAAGATGGTTTTTTCATAATTATAAACCGCCTGAATCTGCTTGGAATTGGCACTTTTATAGGTTGCCTTGATCTCATTTCTGTTGATCAAAGGCGCCGCCAAGTCTCCAGCCAAGGAGTACAGCAATGATTCTGGTGTCTTGATCAGGTACGATGGGTTAAATGCCTGAAAGCCGATTCCTGCAGAAATCCCCACCGACGGATAAAATCTCGCCTTGGCCACTTTCACATCCAATTTGGCTGCGGCTAGTTCCATTTCGGCCTGTCGGATATCCGGCCTATTATCCAGCAGCTGGGCGGGAAGCCCTGCTTGCACCTGCTTCGGCACCAAATCTATAAAAGCCTCAGCATCCCTTAAGACAGGTTGGGGAAACCTTCCTACTAGGAAATTCACCTTATTTTCGGCCTCCGTTATTTTCTGCTGGATATCGTACTGCAAGCTTTTGGTATGAAAAACCTCTGCTTCAAACTTCTTCACAGCGAGCTCAGTAGCCTTAGCAGCACTTTTCTGAAGCTTGACAATCTCCAAGGCATCGCTTTGGATTTTGATGTTCCTTTTCACGATCGCCAGCTGATTGTCCAATGCCAGCAGTTCGTAGTAAGAATTGGCAATTTCGGCAATCAGGTTGGTCACCATGAAGTTTTTCCCTTCTACAGAAGAAAGGTACCTGGCCACAGCAGCTCTTTTGCCATTGTGCAGCTTGCCCCAGATATCCGCTTCCCACGAAGCAAAGGCCCCGACCATAAAATCAGGCAGTGGCTCAGGCATTTCCCTGCCCGGCTTGATATCAGTAGTCGCCTCACTGGCGCCACGACTGGTATATCGCCCCACTTTATCTAAACCAGCACCCGCTCTGATGTCCACAGAAGGCAGGTATTCGCCTTTTTTGGCTTGGATTTCATTTTTGGACACGGCGATTTCCTGCAGGATGATGTTCAGCTCTTGGTTATTGCCCAGCGCTGTATCGATCAAAGCATTCAGGTAGGGATCCGTAAAGAATTCTTGCCATTGCACCCCTGCCGTGTTGGTAGTATCCGAAGAGCTGTCAAAGCTCTCCGGAACTGCCGTATTGGGCGTTTTCTCTATTACTGAGGGAGTTTTGCACGACGTCACAGCCAGCAACATGAAGGCAACTCCCAGCGATATATATATTATTCTCTTAATCATTATAATCGTAGTCTTCGGTTAAAGGAACTTCGTCTTCGTCTTTGATCAGGTGACGACCATCTGCCAACTTGCCAAATATATAATACAGGCCTGGTACGATAATCACCCCGAAGATGGTACCGAACAGCATACCGCCCAAGGCAGAGGCACCAATGGTACGGTTACCGATAGCCCCCGCTCCTGTGGCTATAATCAAGGGGATCAGTCCAGCGATAAAGGCAAAAGAGGTCATCAAAATAGGACGGAAACGTACTTTGGCACCCTCTATGGCAGCCTCCAAGATCGTAGACCCTTGCTGGCGCTTTTGCACAGCAAACTCCACGATCAATACGGCATTTTTACCCAGAAGACCAAT
Coding sequences within it:
- a CDS encoding cytochrome-c peroxidase; the protein is MKTRQNKPINLLLISATLLWCGFIGYQHHRYTADELREMYSKPASEWPTPLVDEGIAWKEIAPIPPSPYKDVDSLRPLVDLGKVLFFDPRLSSSEQISCSSCHDPQLSWSNGRTVAVGHDHQLGQRNTPSLFYTWAGESFFWDGRVASLEEQAKVPVENPLEMHQGLEDLPAKLDQIDGYHPYFEDAFGDGAITVDRIAAALAYFQRTLEGRTSDLDKFLKGDKDAMSDEALRGLHLFRTKARCMNCHSGPFLTDNKFHNLGLHYFGRKYEDLGRYQVTKDPEDVGKFKTPTLREVMRTGPWMHNGLFHSMEGIMNMYDHGMSRPKPRPEFKDDPLWPTTSEILKPLGLTQEEKHDLIAFLESMTTLIYRMPRPELPQ
- a CDS encoding TolC family protein, giving the protein MIKRIIYISLGVAFMLLAVTSCKTPSVIEKTPNTAVPESFDSSSDTTNTAGVQWQEFFTDPYLNALIDTALGNNQELNIILQEIAVSKNEIQAKKGEYLPSVDIRAGAGLDKVGRYTSRGASEATTDIKPGREMPEPLPDFMVGAFASWEADIWGKLHNGKRAAVARYLSSVEGKNFMVTNLIAEIANSYYELLALDNQLAIVKRNIKIQSDALEIVKLQKSAAKATELAVKKFEAEVFHTKSLQYDIQQKITEAENKVNFLVGRFPQPVLRDAEAFIDLVPKQVQAGLPAQLLDNRPDIRQAEMELAAAKLDVKVAKARFYPSVGISAGIGFQAFNPSYLIKTPESLLYSLAGDLAAPLINRNEIKATYKSANSKQIQAVYNYEKTILNAYVEVTNQLAKIKNLEKSYGLKEQEVQALTTSINISGDLFKSARADYMEVLMTQRDALESKFDLVETKMKQMNAFVNMYQALGGGWN